The Lysinibacillus timonensis nucleotide sequence TGATTTTACCTGATTTATTTGCAATCATTTGATTCCCGATTGTTTGGCAAAGTGTAAATACTGAATTAATGTTTACATCCAATACACGATTCCACTCTTGGAAATTATGTTTTGCAGCTGGTTCACGGTAAATGATTCCTGCATTGTTTACTAGAATATCTACATTATATTTAGATAATATTGGTTGAAGATGTTTGTTTAAGTTTTCGACATCACTTAGATCGATAAGAAATGTCTCGTAAGTACCTTGTAATTCCAAAATTTTATTTTGAGTTTCTTGCATATTATCTTGATGGCCAATTAATATTAAATGGGCACCAGCAGCTGCAAGTCCAACTGAAATCGCTTGCCCAATACCAGTACGTGCTCCTGTTACTATTGCTGTCTTCCCTTTTAATGAAAAATAGTCTAGCTGAAAGCTCATATTCCTCGCTCCTTCATTTTTGTTCTAATGTTATTTGTAAGTCTGAATTTCTAGTATTCTCTTATCGACCTAACCAACCACCATCTATTGCAATCGTATATCCGTGTACGTAATCAGATGCGCTAGATGCTAGAAAAATGACAGCCCCCTGCATATCCTTTCCTGTTCCCCAGCGTCCAGCCGGAATACGTTCTAATATTTGACGACTTCTTATTTCATCATCGATTAGCGCTTCATTCATATCGGTAGCCATATAACCTGGTGCAACACAATTCACATTAATACCTTTTGATGCCCATTCATTCGCTAAAGATTTTGTGAATTGCATGACAGCACCTTTACTTGCAGCATAGGCAGGAACAGTTAGTCCTCCTTGGAATGAAAGCAAGGACGCGACATTAATAATTTTTCCATATCCTCGTTCTAGCATTGACTTTCCAACCATTTGACACAAGCTAAATACGGCGTTTGCATTTACATTCATTACGAAATTCCAATCTTCCTGAGGGAATTCCACTGCTGGGTGTCTTTTTTGAACTCCAGCATTATTGACTAAAATGTCAACTTTACCTAGTTTTTCTTCTATTATATTAATAAGCTCTTCATGCTTTGGAATATCACCTATATCAAATCCAATCGAAACAGCCTTCACACCAAATTGTTCTAGCTCTCTCACAACTTCTGGATTTTCATTTCTTGAGATAATGGCTACATTTGCCCCTGCCTCAGCTAAGCCAAGTGCAATGTCTTTTCCTAATCCTCGGCTTCCTCCGGTTACTACTGCATTTTTGCCAGTCAAATCAAATAAACGGTGCATCAGTTTCCTCCTAAAATGCGTATAAAACTTTAATGGCATTTGTTGGTGTTGTTAATAATTCGAATCCTTCCATTGCTTGTTCCGGTGTTAAAACATGTGTAATAATTTCGGAAAATTGTGGAACCTTCGTTAATAAGTTCAAAGCAAGTTCAATATCACGATTCGTATAAACACGCACGAACTGTATAGTTAGTTCTTTAAACATACCTTGAATTAAATTCATTTCAGTCGGCTTCTTATATGCCGCAACGATTACAATTGTTCCTTGTACTTTCACGATTTCCGTTACTTGACTTAGAACTGATGGATGACCAGCACAGTCGAATACATAATCAATACCAGATTGTTCTGTCATCTCAGCTATCTCTTTTACAATATCGTCTTTTAATGGACTAAATGTTTTAAATCCTAATTGCCCTGCTTTTTCCAATCGAAGCTCATTAGCCTCTATAACAATTACTTCTGATGCTCCATAAGCTCTGAGTGTTAAAGCAACACATAATCCAATTGTTCCTGCGCCATATACGACTGCCCGATCTCCAACTAAAAAGTTTGCCTTCCTCACAGCGTGTACCGCTACAGCAATAGGCTCAG carries:
- the kduD gene encoding 2-dehydro-3-deoxy-D-gluconate 5-dehydrogenase KduD, encoding MSFQLDYFSLKGKTAIVTGARTGIGQAISVGLAAAGAHLILIGHQDNMQETQNKILELQGTYETFLIDLSDVENLNKHLQPILSKYNVDILVNNAGIIYREPAAKHNFQEWNRVLDVNINSVFTLCQTIGNQMIANKSGKIINIASLLSFQGGINVPGYTASKHAVAGLTKALANEWSSLGVQVNAIAPGYISTNNTEALRNDEERSKSILERIPAGRWGQADDLAGAAVFLASKASDYVSGHVLVVDGGWMGR
- a CDS encoding SDR family oxidoreductase; this encodes MHRLFDLTGKNAVVTGGSRGLGKDIALGLAEAGANVAIISRNENPEVVRELEQFGVKAVSIGFDIGDIPKHEELINIIEEKLGKVDILVNNAGVQKRHPAVEFPQEDWNFVMNVNANAVFSLCQMVGKSMLERGYGKIINVASLLSFQGGLTVPAYAASKGAVMQFTKSLANEWASKGINVNCVAPGYMATDMNEALIDDEIRSRQILERIPAGRWGTGKDMQGAVIFLASSASDYVHGYTIAIDGGWLGR
- a CDS encoding zinc-binding dehydrogenase translates to MKAIVYTEPNKVECQVVSKPTVTEGYVLLKNAYAGICGTDLNIFAGTHPRAKAPLILGHEFSATIESEHPKYPIGTKVTVNPLISCGICIPCTTGQSHVCEHLKLVGIDVDGGMAEYITVEVDKVIPLPENVSLELGALSEPIAVAVHAVRKANFLVGDRAVVYGAGTIGLCVALTLRAYGASEVIVIEANELRLEKAGQLGFKTFSPLKDDIVKEIAEMTEQSGIDYVFDCAGHPSVLSQVTEIVKVQGTIVIVAAYKKPTEMNLIQGMFKELTIQFVRVYTNRDIELALNLLTKVPQFSEIITHVLTPEQAMEGFELLTTPTNAIKVLYAF